In the genome of Halorubrum sp. CBA1229, the window TACGTCGAGCCAGAACGATATGGTGAAAAAGACGCTCAACGGGTCAAACCGGTTTCCCACGGGGTGAAGAACATCAAGGAACTGCCGGCGTACCCAATAGATGCCCCCGAGACACAGCTCATCTACGTGATGGAGTACATTTACCGAAATGGCCCGGTCACGAAGAAGGAACTAATCGACTTCGGCCAGGGGAACGGTAAATCAATCCCAGCAGGAACGCCCGCGGAAGGGCTGCCATTCATAACGGACCACGAGGCAGACTCAGACCGAGCTCGCTACCGATTACTCGAAACGCACGTACTAGAACCACTGGCCGAGAAAGGGTTCATTCAAACCAAAGAAGTGGGTCGAAGGACCGACGTAGATCTTACCGAGGAAGGAGAAAATACACTTTCCGCGTTTAGACACCTCATCGAAACGTGACCAATTCGCTCAGCCGTCTACCGAATCGACATCTTCGAGAGCTTCTGTAGCGACATCACCTAACTCGCCAGCTTCGATATGCGAATACCGTTCACGGACCATTTCCTCGGAGTTGTCGAGATATCGAGCCGCGACGGTATACCCGAACGCGCGGACTAGCACCTCGCCCATCCCACGACGGCCACCGTGTGGAGCAAGGTAATCGTGTTTCGGATGTTCGATGTCGATCTCTGCAGCCTCCGAA includes:
- a CDS encoding DUF6293 family protein, producing the protein MRPSERVHIAPLGFERDRVVEAAKQLKADRLILLEWGEGERPPFVEELYEDIEAAGIDREIRSCNIFDLYEVVRVTAREIQQHADDDVFVNIATGSKISAIGGMIACMVTDAVPYYVEPERYGEKDAQRVKPVSHGVKNIKELPAYPIDAPETQLIYVMEYIYRNGPVTKKELIDFGQGNGKSIPAGTPAEGLPFITDHEADSDRARYRLLETHVLEPLAEKGFIQTKEVGRRTDVDLTEEGENTLSAFRHLIET